From one Candidatus Zixiibacteriota bacterium genomic stretch:
- the rsfS gene encoding ribosome silencing factor, with amino-acid sequence MSTTSTALTLARQAGRLALSKKAFDVRILKLKGLSSVCDYFVIASGDADVQVNAIAEAIEDGLRNDGIKPYHREGRRGGNWILLDYVDVVVHVFYEPTRRFYALEKLWGDAPVEELADE; translated from the coding sequence TTGAGCACGACCAGCACCGCACTTACCCTCGCGCGCCAGGCCGGTCGGCTGGCGCTTTCCAAGAAGGCGTTTGACGTCAGGATACTGAAACTGAAAGGGCTCTCCTCGGTGTGCGATTACTTCGTGATCGCATCGGGAGACGCCGATGTGCAGGTGAATGCGATCGCCGAGGCGATCGAAGACGGTCTGCGCAATGACGGCATCAAGCCGTACCATCGCGAAGGACGCAGGGGCGGCAACTGGATTCTGCTCGACTACGTCGATGTCGTCGTGCACGTGTTTTATGAGCCCACCCGCCGGTTCTATGCGCTCGAAAAGCTCTGGGGCGATGCACCGGTCGAGGAACTGGCCGATGAATAG
- the panC gene encoding pantoate--beta-alanine ligase has translation MKTIRTVKQMQQAARLLAAQGKTIGVVPTMGFLHDGHLSLIRKAKQHADVVVTTIFVNPTQFGPREDLSTYPRDERGDLKKIRSAGGDIVFIPTTREVYPKDFQTFVTVEKLTRILEGASRPTHFRGVTTVVAKLFNIIRPDVAVFGMKDFQQATVLRQMTADLGYPIRFIVAPTVRERDGLAMSSRNKYFTPETRPEAVCLYRGLVTARALARAGERSSAKIKREMEKAILATCPSAQIDYIAFNDLKTLAPRTTVESGTVCSLAARVHGVRLIDNLKLR, from the coding sequence ATGAAAACCATCCGTACCGTAAAACAGATGCAGCAGGCCGCCCGCCTGCTCGCCGCGCAAGGCAAAACGATCGGTGTCGTCCCGACTATGGGCTTTCTGCACGACGGCCACCTGTCGTTGATCCGCAAAGCCAAACAACACGCCGATGTTGTCGTCACGACCATTTTCGTCAACCCCACCCAGTTCGGCCCGCGCGAGGACCTGTCGACCTACCCCCGGGATGAACGAGGCGACCTGAAGAAAATCCGCTCGGCCGGCGGTGACATCGTGTTTATTCCAACCACGCGAGAAGTCTATCCCAAAGACTTTCAGACCTTCGTCACCGTCGAAAAACTGACTCGAATTCTTGAAGGCGCCTCGCGGCCGACTCACTTCCGGGGCGTTACCACCGTTGTTGCCAAGCTCTTCAATATTATCCGGCCCGATGTCGCCGTCTTCGGCATGAAAGACTTTCAGCAGGCCACCGTCCTCCGTCAGATGACAGCCGACCTGGGATACCCGATCAGGTTTATCGTCGCGCCGACCGTGCGCGAGCGCGATGGCCTCGCGATGTCGTCGCGAAACAAATACTTCACGCCCGAGACTCGTCCCGAAGCCGTTTGTCTGTATCGCGGACTGGTGACCGCCAGAGCGCTCGCCCGCGCGGGGGAGAGGTCGAGTGCTAAAATCAAGCGAGAGATGGAAAAGGCCATCCTCGCCACCTGTCCCAGCGCTCAGATCGACTATATTGCCTTTAATGATCTGAAGACTCTCGCCCCCCGTACGACTGTCGAATCCGGCACCGTTTGTTCTCTCGCCGCCCGGGTGCACGGCGTGCGCCTGATCGACAACCTGAAGCTGCGGTAG
- a CDS encoding NTP transferase domain-containing protein, whose product MATDSRPRAAIVLAAGKGKRMKSDLPKVLHEIHGRPMIRILLDTLEPLAFDRTVVVIGFKGDLVEKALADYPVDFVWQHEQRGTGHAVMMARERLRDFDGTTLVCAGDVPFLTERSVRDLISVHERTKAAATCLSAIFDDPTGYGRIVRDGDSDFLRAIVEHKDASEEIQRIREINSGTFCFDNRRLFGVIDDIDDRNAQGEYYLTDAVKILHGKGLKVAVVTCREPDEVRGVNSKEQLEALAEKFAPGL is encoded by the coding sequence ATGGCTACCGATTCGCGACCCAGAGCGGCTATTGTGCTCGCCGCCGGTAAAGGCAAACGGATGAAATCCGACCTGCCGAAAGTGCTGCACGAAATTCATGGCCGCCCCATGATCCGCATCCTGCTCGATACACTCGAGCCGCTCGCCTTCGACCGCACGGTTGTCGTGATTGGTTTCAAGGGGGACCTGGTCGAAAAGGCGCTCGCCGACTATCCGGTCGACTTCGTCTGGCAGCACGAGCAGCGCGGCACCGGCCACGCCGTCATGATGGCGCGCGAGCGCTTGCGGGATTTCGATGGTACCACACTCGTGTGCGCGGGCGACGTGCCCTTTCTTACCGAGCGCTCCGTGCGCGACCTGATCTCCGTCCACGAGCGAACCAAAGCCGCGGCCACCTGTTTGTCCGCCATCTTCGACGATCCGACCGGCTACGGGCGGATCGTTCGCGACGGCGACAGTGACTTCCTTCGCGCTATCGTCGAGCACAAAGATGCATCGGAAGAGATTCAGCGGATCAGGGAGATCAATTCGGGCACATTCTGTTTCGACAACCGCCGCCTCTTTGGTGTGATCGATGACATCGATGACCGTAACGCGCAGGGCGAGTATTATCTGACCGATGCCGTTAAGATTCTGCACGGCAAGGGGCTGAAGGTCGCCGTCGTCACCTGCCGGGAGCCCGATGAGGTGCGGGGCGTCAACTCCAAAGAGCAGCTCGAGGCGCTCGCGGAGAAGTTCGCGCCGGGTTTGTAA
- the ricT gene encoding regulatory iron-sulfur-containing complex subunit RicT, producing the protein MAELFLVEFKGSRKEYFYNTYHHSLKVDDYVITQAEQGEDLGWIITHIDNGDRIASSEKPRSILRPAGNEDMARFTELKRNEVAYKGDIVKMVRRHGLVMKIVDVECQFDGNKITFFFTADHRVDFRALVRDLAAKYRTRIELRQIGVRDEARRIGGYGICGRQQCCNSHIKEFVPISTQHAREQDLPLNPSKISGNCGRLLCCLRYESDLYHAVKARFPSPGTAVRTTKGDGVIERIDVFNEEAVILTEDRLTFRIAPQDIKDTVGATAPQPRPALDDAEIDIEQLSKLEDESANGKTAM; encoded by the coding sequence ATGGCTGAACTGTTTCTGGTTGAATTCAAAGGCTCCCGCAAGGAGTACTTTTACAATACGTACCATCACTCGCTCAAGGTCGACGACTATGTGATCACCCAGGCCGAGCAGGGCGAAGATCTGGGATGGATCATTACGCATATCGACAACGGCGACCGCATCGCCTCGTCCGAGAAACCTCGGTCCATTCTTCGGCCCGCGGGTAACGAAGACATGGCGCGGTTTACGGAACTCAAGCGCAACGAAGTCGCGTACAAGGGCGATATAGTGAAAATGGTCCGTCGCCACGGACTGGTGATGAAGATTGTTGACGTGGAGTGCCAGTTCGACGGCAACAAGATCACATTCTTTTTTACGGCCGACCACCGGGTCGATTTCCGAGCGCTGGTGCGCGATCTCGCTGCCAAGTACCGCACGCGTATCGAGCTTCGCCAGATCGGCGTGCGCGACGAGGCCCGTCGGATCGGCGGCTACGGCATCTGCGGTCGGCAGCAGTGCTGTAACAGCCACATCAAAGAGTTCGTACCGATTTCGACCCAGCATGCCCGCGAGCAGGATCTGCCGCTCAATCCCAGCAAAATCTCGGGCAATTGCGGACGACTGCTCTGTTGCCTGCGCTACGAGAGCGATCTCTATCACGCCGTCAAGGCGAGGTTCCCGTCGCCCGGCACGGCCGTGCGAACGACCAAGGGCGACGGCGTAATTGAGCGAATCGACGTCTTCAACGAAGAAGCGGTCATTCTGACTGAGGACCGACTCACGTTCCGTATCGCTCCGCAGGATATCAAGGACACCGTCGGCGCCACCGCGCCGCAGCCGAGACCGGCGCTCGATGATGCCGAGATTGACATCGAGCAACTCAGCAAGCTCGAGGATGAATCCGCGAACGGCAAAACCGCAATGTAA
- a CDS encoding YCF48-related protein: protein MTSIKNTAVTTFRAAILAIVGIAMPAQASAGDFEPVRLDITENITGIEFVSADTGFVVSQGGQLGITHDGGRTWRVMTIAPNAPLEDVSFLDGRTGAVCGRGGSLYVTTDGGRRWENRSIMDTVSWLLSVQWVDSLHAVAAGMTRATASPLLGFTLVTRDRGRTWQRQESMGLGYGELFRAPHGPVYFQSFGKLHMSRDGGQTWRTIETLDGIPGRVTSVTGRVGILAGAGGRIMYSHDNGRTWNDASADPKNVFTSLAMVNADTGYVAGLNGVVMKTTDAGVSWTDIALDPSLAFDIYDMAIAGEYVYLVGRSGTVLRARRP from the coding sequence ATGACTTCAATTAAAAACACCGCTGTGACGACGTTTCGTGCCGCAATCCTTGCGATTGTCGGTATCGCCATGCCCGCGCAGGCCTCTGCCGGGGACTTCGAGCCGGTTCGTCTCGACATCACGGAAAATATCACGGGAATCGAGTTCGTATCAGCCGATACCGGTTTTGTCGTCAGTCAGGGCGGTCAGCTCGGTATCACGCACGACGGCGGTCGCACGTGGCGCGTCATGACGATCGCACCAAATGCGCCACTGGAAGACGTCTCGTTTCTCGATGGTCGGACCGGGGCGGTATGTGGACGCGGCGGTTCGCTGTACGTCACCACCGATGGCGGCCGGCGCTGGGAGAATCGCTCGATCATGGACACCGTTTCATGGCTGCTGTCGGTGCAGTGGGTGGATTCGCTCCACGCGGTGGCTGCGGGAATGACCCGCGCGACTGCCTCGCCGCTGCTCGGTTTTACGCTGGTGACGCGTGACCGAGGGCGTACCTGGCAGCGGCAGGAATCAATGGGGCTGGGATACGGCGAGTTGTTTCGTGCCCCGCACGGCCCGGTCTACTTCCAGTCGTTCGGCAAGCTTCACATGAGTCGCGACGGCGGTCAGACGTGGAGGACGATCGAGACGCTCGACGGCATCCCGGGCCGGGTGACTTCCGTTACCGGCCGAGTCGGGATTCTCGCCGGGGCCGGCGGCCGTATCATGTATTCCCACGACAACGGTCGCACATGGAATGACGCCTCCGCCGACCCCAAGAATGTCTTTACCAGTCTCGCCATGGTGAACGCCGACACCGGCTATGTCGCCGGTTTGAACGGAGTCGTCATGAAGACGACCGACGCCGGCGTGTCATGGACCGACATCGCGCTCGATCCGTCCCTGGCATTCGACATTTACGATATGGCCATTGCGGGGGAGTACGTGTATCTGGTCGGCCGGTCCGGGACGGTCCTTCGGGCCCGCCGGCCCTGA
- a CDS encoding aspartate 1-decarboxylase, with the protein MLITICKSKIHRATITDKDLNYVGSITIDRDLMDLADLVPWEQVQVANINTGARFETYVIEGKRGSGTIALNGAAARLAEKGDLVIIIAYAQIDRAEADSFKPAVVHVDDRNRPTT; encoded by the coding sequence ATGTTGATTACTATATGCAAATCGAAAATCCATCGGGCGACCATTACCGACAAGGACTTGAACTATGTCGGGTCGATTACGATCGATCGCGACCTGATGGATCTCGCGGACCTGGTGCCGTGGGAGCAGGTCCAGGTCGCCAATATCAACACCGGCGCCCGCTTCGAGACGTACGTGATCGAGGGTAAACGCGGCTCGGGGACGATCGCGCTCAACGGCGCCGCCGCCCGACTCGCCGAAAAAGGCGATCTCGTCATTATCATCGCGTACGCCCAGATCGACCGCGCCGAGGCCGACTCGTTTAAGCCGGCCGTCGTGCATGTTGACGACCGCAATCGACCGACGACCTGA
- a CDS encoding permease-like cell division protein FtsX, producing the protein MIRLGFMVRELGRSLYRNPGTALGSVLSLTLLFLLFNIFWVAAGTSEAFYRDLLSELRMEAFINEDLPDSAATSLTKEIYAIDGIVSAAYVSKQQARAELADQLGIDLLVGYDSLNPLPRSYVLTMEPQVLNSGDMQRISEQLTLIPGIDDVAYSRRFLEKAETTRGLILQVGLGLGAIILLTALITSSNSIRLMTRARAVGFRQMMLLGASKSFVGMPFIIEGLLIGGLSAIFSWVIVLYGHSRVVFTQITIVLPSREDMILFCAAAALVGCISGFLGIRRSLK; encoded by the coding sequence GTGATTCGCCTCGGCTTCATGGTTCGCGAACTGGGGCGGAGTCTGTACCGCAATCCCGGCACAGCGCTCGGCTCGGTACTGTCGTTGACCCTGCTCTTTCTGCTTTTCAACATCTTCTGGGTGGCGGCCGGGACATCGGAAGCCTTCTATCGCGACCTGTTATCGGAACTGCGCATGGAGGCCTTTATCAATGAAGACCTGCCCGACTCGGCGGCGACGTCCCTGACCAAAGAGATCTATGCGATAGACGGTATTGTCTCCGCAGCATATGTTTCCAAGCAACAGGCACGGGCGGAACTGGCCGACCAACTGGGCATCGACCTGCTCGTCGGCTACGACTCGCTCAATCCGCTGCCTCGCTCGTACGTGCTGACGATGGAGCCCCAGGTGCTGAATTCAGGGGATATGCAACGGATCAGCGAGCAGCTTACGCTGATCCCCGGTATTGACGACGTCGCTTACAGCAGGCGGTTTCTCGAGAAGGCGGAGACGACGCGCGGGTTGATCCTGCAGGTCGGGCTCGGTCTGGGTGCGATTATTCTGCTCACGGCGCTCATCACGTCGTCGAACAGCATCCGGCTCATGACGCGGGCGCGCGCGGTCGGCTTCCGGCAAATGATGCTGCTGGGGGCATCGAAATCTTTTGTCGGGATGCCGTTTATAATAGAAGGACTGCTGATCGGCGGGTTGTCGGCGATCTTCAGCTGGGTGATCGTTTTGTACGGCCATTCGCGTGTGGTGTTCACCCAGATAACGATCGTATTACCCTCCCGCGAGGATATGATACTGTTTTGCGCAGCTGCTGCGCTGGTCGGCTGCATCAGTGGTTTTCTTGGAATTCGACGGTCGCTCAAATGA
- a CDS encoding peptidoglycan DD-metalloendopeptidase family protein — MMRKVIRAAVVPMLLGCWLAGGVTADDKRQILEQQKELEKIQKDVDDSRRRLDSLRSAEESVARQIADYDQRISSDRKLINRLSNELTALKKSLGEAETALQNNQLSFDNTRRRYLGNIRQAYYATRLPDQSLVNEPNGELDLHRTTVYLTALAGFESGNVEQAQTYLAESVSQLEELTGQRKLVTNLKKEKEISFSVGQSRKEKQERSLDRLKRLKQDEADRMLTLQQAAAEMQQIIARLEEAGRRNPYPEAGVAPSVFTALKGQLIMPHRGKVVVPFGLSVDPITKLKSYSPGIVIKGKPGATVRLVASGTVAYTGNLRGYGNFVIIRHDSQHYTTYAGLGRIDVSEREHLAGGSPLGVAGDDGQVRFELREEREPLDPVEWIKFEAL; from the coding sequence ATGATGCGGAAAGTAATACGTGCCGCGGTAGTTCCGATGCTGCTCGGATGCTGGCTGGCGGGAGGCGTTACCGCCGACGATAAGCGGCAAATTCTCGAGCAGCAGAAGGAACTGGAGAAAATCCAGAAGGACGTCGACGACAGCCGTCGTCGTCTGGATTCGCTCCGCTCCGCTGAAGAATCGGTTGCCCGGCAGATTGCCGACTACGATCAGCGTATTTCGTCGGACCGGAAACTGATCAACCGTCTCAGCAACGAGCTGACTGCGCTCAAAAAGAGTCTTGGCGAGGCGGAGACCGCCCTGCAGAACAACCAATTGAGTTTCGACAACACCCGCCGGCGATATCTCGGCAACATCCGTCAGGCATACTACGCCACACGATTGCCGGACCAGTCCCTGGTCAACGAGCCGAACGGCGAGCTGGATCTTCATCGGACTACCGTGTATCTCACCGCACTGGCGGGCTTCGAGTCCGGAAATGTCGAGCAGGCACAAACGTACCTCGCCGAGTCCGTCAGCCAGCTCGAGGAATTGACCGGCCAGCGCAAGCTGGTGACCAACTTGAAGAAGGAGAAGGAGATCAGTTTTTCGGTCGGTCAGAGCAGGAAGGAGAAGCAGGAACGTTCGCTGGATAGGCTCAAGCGACTGAAGCAGGACGAAGCCGACCGGATGTTGACATTGCAGCAGGCGGCCGCCGAGATGCAGCAGATTATCGCGCGGCTGGAGGAAGCCGGTCGCCGGAACCCGTATCCCGAGGCCGGTGTGGCGCCGTCGGTTTTCACCGCCCTGAAGGGACAGTTGATCATGCCGCACCGAGGCAAGGTGGTGGTGCCGTTCGGCTTGTCGGTCGATCCGATCACCAAACTGAAGTCGTATTCTCCCGGTATCGTCATCAAGGGCAAGCCGGGGGCGACCGTACGCCTCGTTGCATCCGGGACAGTCGCGTACACCGGCAATTTGCGCGGCTACGGAAATTTCGTTATCATCCGACACGACAGTCAGCACTACACGACCTATGCCGGACTGGGTCGCATCGATGTCTCCGAGCGCGAGCACCTCGCGGGCGGCAGCCCGCTGGGGGTGGCAGGCGACGACGGCCAGGTCCGGTTCGAACTGCGGGAAGAACGGGAACCGCTCGACCCGGTGGAATGGATCAAGTTTGAAGCGCTCTGA
- a CDS encoding ATP-binding cassette domain-containing protein, whose protein sequence is MKQPLIELHNVEYRTDRGDFVFRDLNFTLLPEHSAVIAGAAGSGKTTLVELLVGLRFASAGSVEVFGEQLKKGRSSAIRRVRHQIGGIGGPFGLMPLLTVSENITLPLVLAGVRRSTQRERLFKVLTEFSLLKQASETPGSLTRVENTLTQFARASIANQPLLIIDEPMAGLDRNTWERVYQVLQKVALSGRSMLILTSDVPSQELPQTAYYQLINGVLQ, encoded by the coding sequence ATGAAACAGCCGTTGATAGAATTGCATAACGTCGAATATCGCACCGACCGGGGCGATTTCGTCTTTCGCGACCTCAACTTCACGCTTCTTCCTGAGCACTCCGCCGTCATTGCCGGTGCGGCGGGCTCGGGGAAAACGACGCTCGTGGAACTGCTCGTTGGGCTCCGCTTCGCATCGGCCGGTTCGGTGGAGGTATTCGGCGAACAGCTCAAAAAGGGACGGTCGAGCGCTATCCGCCGGGTCCGGCATCAGATCGGGGGGATCGGCGGGCCCTTTGGGCTCATGCCGCTTCTGACGGTATCTGAAAATATCACGCTGCCGCTGGTACTGGCAGGGGTTCGCCGCTCAACGCAACGGGAGCGCCTGTTCAAGGTCCTGACGGAGTTCTCGCTGCTGAAACAGGCGTCGGAGACTCCGGGGTCGCTCACCCGGGTCGAAAATACGCTCACCCAGTTCGCCCGGGCATCGATAGCCAACCAGCCGCTCCTTATTATTGACGAGCCGATGGCCGGTCTGGACAGAAACACCTGGGAGCGCGTTTACCAGGTGCTGCAGAAAGTGGCGTTGTCCGGGCGGTCGATGCTGATACTCACGTCCGATGTCCCTTCCCAGGAACTGCCACAGACGGCGTATTACCAGTTGATAAACGGGGTCCTGCAGTGA
- the rho gene encoding transcription termination factor Rho, with protein MELADLKSKTIAELLKIAEDLDIPGVSGLRKSELIYKVMENQSTQNGAILAEGVLEIMDEGYGFLRSPDYNYLPGQDDIYVSPSQIKRFDLRTGDTISGQVRPPKDNERYFALLKIEAVNYENPEAAKHKTLFDNLTPLYPNTPFKLELSAEQLTTRIIDLMCPIGKGQRALITSPPKAGKTIILQKIAQAITANHPDVKLIVLLIDERPEEVTDMRRSVRGEVISSTFDEPADRHVQVANMVLEKAKRLVEHKHDVVILLDSITRLARAHNSVVPHSGKILSGGVDSNALHKPKRFFGAARNVEEGGSLTICATALIETGSRMDEVIFEEFKGTGNMEMVLDRRLSDRRVFPAMDINRSSTRKEELLMDQDTLSKIWILRKFLAEMNPIEAMEFLVDRMKKSKSNAKFLASMKD; from the coding sequence ATGGAACTAGCCGATCTGAAATCGAAGACCATCGCGGAGCTGCTGAAAATCGCCGAAGACCTCGATATCCCGGGCGTGTCCGGCCTGCGGAAATCCGAGCTGATCTACAAGGTGATGGAAAACCAGTCCACGCAGAACGGCGCGATTCTGGCCGAGGGGGTCCTGGAAATCATGGACGAGGGCTACGGCTTTTTGCGCTCTCCCGACTACAACTACCTTCCCGGTCAGGACGACATCTACGTCTCGCCGTCGCAGATCAAACGATTCGATCTTCGGACCGGCGACACCATCTCCGGACAGGTACGACCGCCCAAGGACAACGAGCGGTATTTTGCGCTGCTCAAGATCGAGGCGGTCAACTACGAAAATCCCGAGGCCGCCAAGCACAAGACGTTGTTCGACAACCTGACCCCGCTGTATCCGAACACCCCGTTCAAGCTGGAATTGTCGGCCGAGCAGTTGACGACGCGCATTATTGATCTGATGTGTCCGATCGGCAAGGGACAGCGCGCCCTGATTACCTCTCCGCCGAAAGCCGGCAAGACGATCATACTCCAGAAAATCGCGCAGGCCATCACGGCCAACCACCCCGACGTCAAGTTGATCGTGCTCTTGATCGACGAGCGGCCGGAGGAAGTGACGGACATGCGGCGTTCGGTGCGCGGCGAAGTCATCTCGTCGACCTTCGACGAACCGGCCGACCGTCACGTGCAGGTCGCGAACATGGTGCTCGAAAAAGCCAAACGACTGGTCGAGCACAAGCACGACGTGGTCATTCTGCTGGACTCGATCACCCGACTTGCGCGCGCCCACAACTCCGTGGTGCCGCATTCGGGCAAGATTCTCTCCGGCGGTGTGGATTCCAACGCGCTGCACAAGCCGAAACGGTTTTTCGGCGCCGCCCGCAACGTTGAAGAAGGCGGCTCCCTTACCATCTGCGCCACCGCTCTGATCGAAACCGGCTCGCGCATGGACGAGGTGATTTTCGAGGAGTTCAAGGGCACCGGTAATATGGAAATGGTGCTCGACCGCCGACTCAGCGACCGGCGCGTCTTCCCGGCCATGGATATCAACCGGTCATCGACCCGCAAGGAAGAGCTGCTGATGGATCAGGATACCCTGTCGAAAATCTGGATCCTTCGCAAGTTCCTCGCGGAGATGAACCCGATCGAGGCCATGGAATTTCTGGTCGATCGAATGAAAAAGTCCAAGAGCAACGCGAAATTCCTCGCTTCGATGAAGGATTAA
- a CDS encoding LytR C-terminal domain-containing protein encodes MKLQLKSRYLEILIAVTFVVLLVYVVSVTLQVARGISQTVDPPTHTVRLQVLNGCGVPRMAAQVADRLSGYRDADIRISIVDTDNFESVSVDSSFVISRERDKTAALVLARKLGLDDSRVTYDELENNYRHVSVTLVVGSDHARIAAPKPATTEKQ; translated from the coding sequence GTGAAACTACAACTGAAAAGTCGCTACCTCGAGATTCTCATCGCCGTCACGTTCGTGGTCTTGTTGGTCTACGTTGTGTCGGTAACGCTGCAGGTGGCGCGCGGGATTTCGCAGACGGTCGACCCGCCCACGCACACCGTGCGTCTGCAGGTACTCAACGGCTGCGGCGTGCCCCGCATGGCGGCTCAGGTCGCCGACCGGCTCTCCGGATACCGCGACGCGGACATTCGGATTTCGATCGTCGATACGGATAACTTCGAATCCGTCTCGGTTGACAGCTCGTTCGTGATCTCGCGCGAACGGGACAAGACCGCGGCCCTCGTACTGGCGCGGAAACTGGGTCTCGATGACAGCCGGGTGACCTACGATGAACTGGAAAATAACTACCGCCATGTGTCGGTGACACTTGTTGTCGGAAGCGATCATGCGCGGATTGCGGCGCCGAAACCTGCTACGACGGAGAAACAATAG
- the metG gene encoding methionine--tRNA ligase: MQRPIYITTPIYYVNAKPHIGHAYTTIAADVITRWHRMAGRKTYFLTGTDEHGTKVAEAAAAAGLTEQEFCDRIAGLFADAWKRLGIENDDFIRTTAPRHVAAVRKLLDVLRTAKTADGQDVVYSGYYEGLYCTGCEKFLTEKELVDGLCPYHRRPPETVREKNYFFRLTSFLPIIKEKIESGELAILPDERRREVLGLIEQDLGDFSLSRERVTWGIPLTFDESQVAYVWVDALSNYISAIGYGDDRVMFDTWWTGAEIVHLMAKEILKFHCLYWPAMLLAAGEKLPDTLFLHGFFTVDGEKMSKSIGNQIDPNDMVAQFGADASRYLLLTQYPFGVDGDIQASRFITQYNSDLANDLGNLVSRVVKLIDTHCSSRLPRPDRSVDGLDELLKIAEQTATTAYAHIKHFRLHAAIAEGISLCRATNKFFNDTAPWKLAKSGDTAALHGVLYACCESLRIISIVLWPVMPVKMTELRKVLGLDAATLSINDAMTFYSLVPGSAIRLEQPLFPRIDANAAAAATSAAETAPQLDEDNLLDISEFGRVQLKVAQVIAAERVENADKLLKLQIDLGDERRQIVAGIAQHYSPEQMIGRRIVVVANLKPARIRGIESRGMLLAAKSRDALYIVTPDGDLPPGSGVS; encoded by the coding sequence GTGCAGCGACCAATTTACATAACGACGCCGATTTACTACGTAAACGCCAAGCCGCATATCGGCCATGCCTACACGACCATCGCCGCCGACGTCATCACGCGGTGGCATCGTATGGCGGGACGAAAAACCTACTTTCTGACGGGAACCGACGAGCACGGGACCAAGGTTGCCGAGGCGGCTGCTGCGGCCGGTCTTACCGAGCAGGAGTTCTGCGACCGAATCGCAGGGCTGTTTGCCGACGCATGGAAGCGGCTCGGTATCGAGAACGATGATTTTATCCGCACCACCGCCCCCCGACATGTCGCAGCGGTCCGGAAGCTGCTCGATGTACTGCGCACGGCTAAAACCGCCGACGGTCAGGATGTGGTCTACTCCGGGTACTACGAGGGACTTTATTGCACCGGATGTGAGAAATTCCTGACGGAGAAGGAGCTCGTGGACGGTCTTTGTCCGTACCATCGCAGACCGCCTGAGACGGTGCGCGAGAAGAACTATTTTTTCCGGCTCACCTCGTTCCTGCCGATCATCAAAGAGAAAATCGAGTCAGGCGAACTCGCAATTCTGCCGGACGAACGACGCCGGGAGGTGCTGGGCCTGATTGAACAGGATCTGGGCGATTTTTCCCTGTCTCGTGAGCGCGTGACCTGGGGCATCCCGCTGACATTCGACGAGAGCCAGGTGGCGTATGTGTGGGTCGACGCGCTGTCAAACTACATTTCCGCGATCGGATACGGCGACGACCGCGTCATGTTCGACACGTGGTGGACCGGCGCGGAAATCGTCCACCTGATGGCTAAAGAGATTCTGAAGTTCCATTGCCTGTACTGGCCCGCAATGCTTCTCGCGGCGGGAGAGAAACTTCCTGACACGCTTTTCCTGCACGGTTTCTTCACGGTCGACGGCGAAAAGATGTCGAAGTCGATCGGCAATCAAATCGATCCGAACGACATGGTCGCTCAGTTCGGCGCCGATGCGTCGCGATACCTGCTGCTCACGCAGTACCCGTTCGGCGTGGACGGGGACATTCAGGCCAGTCGATTCATCACGCAGTACAACAGCGATCTCGCGAACGATCTCGGCAACCTGGTGTCGCGCGTCGTCAAGCTCATCGACACGCATTGCTCTTCTCGCCTCCCCAGGCCGGACAGGTCGGTCGACGGATTGGATGAATTGTTGAAGATCGCCGAGCAGACGGCGACCACGGCGTATGCGCATATCAAGCACTTCCGTCTGCATGCGGCGATTGCCGAAGGTATTTCGCTGTGCCGGGCGACCAACAAGTTCTTCAATGACACGGCGCCATGGAAACTCGCCAAATCAGGCGATACCGCCGCCCTGCATGGCGTTCTGTATGCCTGTTGCGAATCGTTGCGGATCATTTCGATCGTCCTGTGGCCGGTGATGCCGGTGAAGATGACGGAACTCCGGAAGGTGCTCGGTCTCGACGCAGCGACGCTGTCGATCAATGATGCCATGACTTTTTATTCTCTGGTACCCGGTTCGGCGATCAGGCTCGAGCAGCCGTTGTTTCCCAGGATCGACGCGAACGCGGCTGCCGCCGCCACTTCGGCCGCCGAGACGGCCCCTCAGCTCGACGAAGACAATCTGCTGGATATCAGCGAATTCGGCCGCGTGCAGTTGAAGGTCGCACAGGTGATCGCCGCGGAACGAGTTGAAAATGCCGATAAGCTGCTGAAACTGCAGATCGATCTCGGTGACGAGCGGCGCCAGATCGTCGCCGGGATCGCCCAGCACTACAGCCCCGAACAAATGATCGGTCGGCGCATTGTCGTTGTCGCGAATCTCAAACCGGCCAGGATCCGGGGGATCGAATCGCGAGGCATGCTGCTGGCCGCGAAATCCAGGGACGCCTTGTATATCGTGAC